A segment of the Zonotrichia leucophrys gambelii isolate GWCS_2022_RI chromosome 25, RI_Zleu_2.0, whole genome shotgun sequence genome:
TTTGACATcggcttcagctgctgccactgagATCTCTCTGTCCCTTTCAAACCTCACTGATTCTCTCTGTCTCCTCCCATCATCTTCAATCTCACGAATTTCTCGCTCTCGTCTCTCCCGTGTCTCTCTCAGGTTTCTGGCAGCCacttcttcctccctttcccgTGCCCGGCGCTCAGACACctccacctccagctcctgttcCTCATCCACCCTTCTCTCTCTCgttctcccttttcttctgggatcatctctttctctcctctcctgctcctcccggatctccctttccctttccgCCAGTTCCAGCTCCCGTTCCCGCTTTGTTCTCCGTCCGTAGCCGCGTtcctcaggctctgctctcccacatTCCCCGAGGTCGATCTCTAACGGTTCCTCCAGGTACGCCTGGTGTGGCCTCCTGGACTCCGGACATTCCAGCTCGGCCGCCCGgcaccttctcccttccagctccctttGTCCCAGCTCACGCCGGCGGTGGCGGCTCCTCTCCTCCCGGAGCAATTCGGGTTCCCGTGGCCGGTTGTCTCCTTCTCCATCTGCTCCTCGTGGCCGCTGGGTTCTTTCATCACGCCCCGGCTCCTGGCGGCTCCACCGGTCCGGCCGTGCTTGGGGTTCCCGGCGTTGCCTGCCTGTCCTCACgtctgcctcctcttcctcctggtCTCTCCTCTCTGGTCTGTCCGGCTCCGGGGGCTGCCGCCTTCTCCGGCCCTCCCGCTGCTCGCACGGCTCCTGGCTCCGTTCCCGAGGGATCAGCTCCTGGCGTGGTTCCTCCCTGCTCCGTGTGCGACGTTCCTGCTGGTCCCTCCTCGTTTCCTCCAAGATTTCCACCTCCCTGACCCTGAGGTCTCCTTGCAGCTCAGCCTCACGATTCCTCTCCCACGTTTGTcgttcctcctcctcctcctcctcctcctcctggagctgccggcggctccctctgctcctgaatTCCGGCTCCCGCAGGGATTTCCCGCTGCTCAGGAGCTTTGTCCTCTGCACCAGGAACGGGGCCCTCGGCTGGAACCAGAAGCAGCACTTGGCCACGCGGAACACCAGGAGGAGGAACTCGTTGAAGTCGAtgtccccgtccccatcccACTCCAGGAACTGCAGGATCTTCTCGATGGTCTGAGGGTCGTGTGgcttctgcagggaaaaaacacggggtgggggaaaaaaggggattttgctCTTCCTGCTCCTTGGGGGAGAAATGCAACAGTGGGAAGAGTCACAGGAATTCTCCTTCCATCTCTCATAATTTCACTTGTAGggctcagcaccagctgtgGGAATTCattccccaaaaccctcccgggatcccccttttctccaggctgagccgccccagctccctcagggttctccattcccttcccagcacagaagAACCCAACCTTTGGTGGAACCCAACCTTTGGTGGAACCCAGCCTTTGGTGGAACCCAAACTTTGGTGGAACCCAACCTTTTGTGGAACCCAACCTTTGGTGGAACCCAACCTTTGATGGAACCCAAACTTTGGTGGAACCCAACCTTTGATGGAACCCAACCTTTGGTGGAACCCAACCTTTGGTGGAACCCAAACTTTGGTGGAACCCAACCTTTGGTGGAACCCAACCTTTGATGGAACCCAACCTTTGGTGGAACCCAACCTTTGGTGGAACCCAACCTTTGGTGGAACCCAACCTTTGGTGGAACCCAAACTTTGGTGGAACCCAACCTTTGGTGGAACCCAAACTTTGGTGGTACCCAGCCTTTGGTGGAACCCAACCTTTGGTGGAACCCAACCTTTGGTGGAACCCAAACTTTGGTGGAACCCAAACTTTGGTGGAACCCAACCTTTGTTGGAATCCAACCTTTGGTGAAACCCAACTTTTGGTGGAACCCAACCTTTGTTGGAACCCAAACTTTGGTGGAACCCAACCTTTGGTGGAGACCTCCCCATTCCCTTTCCAGAGAGCATTTTGCCATTCCCACACTCCAGTGCTCACCACCAGGGAATCTGCGAATTCCCTCTGGATCAGCTCCCTCATCCTCCTGCGGCTGAGCCCGGAGCCGTCCCCATCTCCCCGGGCG
Coding sequences within it:
- the LOC135457654 gene encoding uncharacterized protein LOC135457654 → MSPFLDSIATIVGVFQQHARGDGDGSGLSRRRMRELIQREFADSLVKPHDPQTIEKILQFLEWDGDGDIDFNEFLLLVFRVAKCCFWFQPRAPFLVQRTKLLSSGKSLREPEFRSRGSRRQLQEEEEEEEEERQTWERNREAELQGDLRVREVEILEETRRDQQERRTRSREEPRQELIPRERSQEPCEQREGRRRRQPPEPDRPERRDQEEEEADVRTGRQRREPQARPDRWSRQEPGRDERTQRPRGADGEGDNRPREPELLREERSRHRRRELGQRELEGRRCRAAELECPESRRPHQAYLEEPLEIDLGECGRAEPEERGYGRRTKRERELELAEREREIREEQERRERDDPRRKGRTRERRVDEEQELEVEVSERRAREREEEVAARNLRETRERREREIREIEDDGRRQRESVRFERDREISVAAAEADVKVRREIREREPREELRRRECPVSVEKTEEFAPEETGKRP